From Nitrospirota bacterium, the proteins below share one genomic window:
- a CDS encoding dienelactone hydrolase family protein encodes MSQYSRGPDEQPVTLPGPGVRLEGVLAVPPRPVGVVAFAHGSGSGRFSPRNNFVARKLQDGGLATLLIDLLDEREADDRRKVFDIDLLADRLLLAKAWLAERPETRTLRLGYFGASTGAGAALQAAARDPSSVGAIVSRGGRPDLAERYLPAVTAPTLLIVGGHDTPVIEMNQNAFRRLTCPKELVIVPGAGHLFEEPGALEQVADHAQRWFLRHFIHT; translated from the coding sequence ATGTCGCAGTACAGCCGAGGTCCCGACGAGCAGCCCGTGACGCTCCCCGGCCCCGGTGTCCGGCTGGAAGGTGTCCTGGCGGTTCCACCGCGCCCCGTCGGTGTCGTGGCCTTCGCCCATGGGAGCGGAAGCGGCCGATTCAGCCCCCGCAACAATTTCGTCGCCCGGAAGCTCCAGGACGGCGGCCTCGCCACGTTGCTCATCGATCTGCTCGACGAACGGGAAGCGGACGATCGCCGCAAGGTCTTCGACATCGATCTGCTGGCCGATCGGCTTCTACTGGCGAAGGCCTGGCTGGCGGAACGGCCGGAGACCCGGACCCTCCGCCTGGGCTATTTCGGCGCCAGCACCGGCGCCGGCGCGGCGCTGCAGGCCGCCGCGCGTGACCCTTCATCCGTCGGCGCCATCGTTTCCCGCGGCGGGAGGCCGGATTTGGCCGAACGCTATCTGCCCGCGGTGACCGCACCGACCCTCTTGATCGTGGGAGGTCACGACACCCCGGTGATCGAGATGAACCAGAACGCATTTCGGCGCCTCACATGCCCGAAAGAGCTGGTTATTGTGCCGGGCGCCGGCCACCTGTTCGAAGAACCCGGCGCCTTGGAACAGGTCGCGGACCACGCGCAGCGCTGGTTCCTCCGGCACTTCATTCACACGTAG
- a CDS encoding magnesium transporter — translation MTTAADLMTPAVPRANPDHTAGQTLASLREQIWTEVGHIYLIDADARLIGQVPIETLLSAEAHRRLDDLRGAPPLEVSAEDNAETVALTAVERHDADVAVIDAERRLLGAIPIGRLLALLHEEHVDDWLRMGGIGRVHPEPTAQGGTWTAFRARLPWLLMGLVGGFLAGGIAETFETSLKREIALAFFLPLVVYMADAVGTQTETVLVRALAYGTVPFGPQLLREATVGTLIGGTIGLLAGAGLLYWDGRASVAVIVATTLAVTAVVATVVASLLPLGLVRLGADPALASGPVATVLQDLLSVATYLSIATVILR, via the coding sequence ATGACCACGGCCGCCGATCTGATGACACCCGCCGTGCCGCGTGCGAACCCCGACCACACTGCGGGGCAAACGCTCGCGTCGCTCCGCGAGCAGATATGGACCGAAGTCGGCCACATCTATCTCATCGACGCGGACGCCCGCCTCATCGGGCAGGTGCCGATCGAAACCCTGCTGAGCGCCGAAGCTCACCGCCGCCTTGACGATCTGCGAGGCGCGCCTCCCCTGGAAGTCTCGGCGGAGGACAACGCCGAAACCGTCGCCCTCACGGCGGTGGAGCGGCATGACGCCGACGTCGCGGTGATCGATGCGGAACGCCGGCTGTTGGGCGCGATTCCCATCGGTCGCTTGTTGGCGCTGCTTCACGAGGAACACGTGGACGACTGGCTGCGCATGGGCGGCATCGGAAGGGTCCATCCGGAACCGACGGCCCAGGGCGGCACGTGGACGGCCTTCCGGGCTCGGTTGCCTTGGCTCCTGATGGGATTGGTCGGCGGGTTCCTGGCGGGTGGAATTGCGGAGACGTTCGAGACTTCGCTCAAGCGGGAAATCGCGCTGGCGTTCTTCCTGCCGCTCGTGGTCTATATGGCCGATGCGGTGGGCACGCAGACTGAAACCGTGCTGGTTCGAGCGTTGGCCTATGGGACCGTCCCGTTTGGGCCGCAACTTCTCCGGGAAGCCACCGTCGGCACGCTGATCGGCGGAACGATCGGGCTTCTGGCCGGAGCCGGGCTCTTGTATTGGGATGGACGAGCGTCCGTGGCCGTGATCGTCGCTACAACGCTCGCCGTCACGGCGGTTGTCGCCACAGTGGTCGCGAGCCTCCTTCCGCTGGGCCTCGTCCGGCTCGGAGCCGACCCGGCGCTGGCCAGCGGGCCGGTGGCGACGGTGTTGCAGGATCTTCTCAGCGTGGCAACCTATTTGAGCATCGCCACGGTGATCCTGCGCTGA
- a CDS encoding universal stress protein, with protein sequence MGERLFSKILVPVDFSPCSEEAFRVALSLARLFHAEVLLLHVIDTKSLTALNRLGLALPSEETGQKKRLRHHARLQARRLLQFEEAKGVTIRRLLAEGAPFVEIARTARMERVDLVVMGSYGGQVESVDKIFFGSTAEKVVRTAGCPVLTVPLPVRLRPRGTESREGGGR encoded by the coding sequence ATGGGTGAGAGACTCTTTTCGAAGATTCTGGTCCCGGTGGATTTCTCGCCGTGCTCGGAGGAGGCGTTCCGTGTCGCGCTGTCGTTGGCGCGTCTGTTCCACGCGGAGGTGCTGCTGTTGCACGTCATCGATACCAAGAGCTTGACCGCGTTGAACAGGCTGGGGCTGGCGCTTCCGTCAGAAGAAACCGGGCAGAAGAAACGGTTACGACATCATGCGCGGCTCCAGGCGCGTCGGCTGTTGCAGTTCGAAGAGGCCAAGGGGGTGACGATCCGGCGGCTGTTGGCGGAGGGCGCTCCCTTTGTCGAGATCGCCCGGACGGCTCGCATGGAAAGGGTGGATTTGGTCGTGATGGGCAGTTATGGAGGCCAGGTCGAGAGCGTGGACAAGATCTTTTTCGGCAGCACGGCCGAAAAAGTGGTGCGGACGGCGGGTTGTCCGGTCTTGACCGTCCCGTTGCCGGTCCGACTGCGGCCGCGCGGGACGGAGTCTCGTGAAGGAGGAGGACGATGA